One Anolis carolinensis isolate JA03-04 chromosome 5, rAnoCar3.1.pri, whole genome shotgun sequence DNA segment encodes these proteins:
- the LOC134299382 gene encoding uncharacterized protein LOC134299382 encodes MSREGDQSHDGAKGPPLGALPLAEETLQAIASSTGYPKPDGVTQRIPRGGRGVPAAAETSWGSGGSMPETVAQRLSILETHLSRLSDTVGRIVPILEENLQKEHIRYGAEREPSKGGDWSQRGQRASTQSPAAARDEGDEEYWQELEFRDRMAREVERQQALGTLRPPTPTELPTPRMGVGVERPLGPGIGSSGLADEGGEEQEIQEEEEDVPYDGERRDAGATARPVCGWGEGPTAAAGFREPRRMTTGVGCGVIQGNPMQPFPMPPRQHQRAAEWMPRREDLKLEYGGESAELNFFLISIRGYMEDNAHTFPSEASRVRAIGNTLKRGAASWYVQLHARQDPCLRSVPRFLAALENRFRDRLEQLRARDQLRGIKQRDKTVPEYAEEFLHLAERVPEWSEVTKVELFKEGLRPEIFSWAAHRDDPETLQGWIQLAGRVESTLAQVKRFRSSGGQQRPVARGRGETRKQERPGGRPGIPSRGDDNKPKPGCFVCGKTGHRAAECWARKGEPPKPSKPKPATGRRAEEEVQAPESPEKLACDERRTEEEDEEKEGTMSWNPVTGLW; translated from the exons atgagcagggaaggagatcaaagccatgacggagcaaaggggcctccgctgggagctctgccgttggcagaagagacattgcaagccatagcttcctctacggggtaccccaagccggacggcgtgacccagaggattcccagagggggaagaggcgttccggcggcggcagaaaccagttggggatctggaggaagcatgccggagaccgtggcccagcggttatccatcctggaaactcatttatccaggctgtcggataccgtggggagaatagtgccaatattggaagagaatctccaaaaagagcacatccgatatggcgccgagagagagccaagcaaaggaggcgattggagccagaggggacagcgagcttcaacgcagagtcccgcggcggcaagggacgagggagacgaggaatattggcaagagctggagttccgggacagaatggcgcgcgaagtggagcgccagcaagctctgggaactctgaggccgccaaccccaacagagctcccaaccccccgaatgggcgtcggagtagaaagaccactggggccagggatcgggtccagtggattagctgacgaaggcggagaggagcaggagatccaggaagaggaggaggatgtgccgtacgacggggaaaggcgagatgcgggggctacagcgaggccagtatgcggatggggggaagggccgacagcggcggcaggatttcgggagccgcgcagaatgaccaccggagtggggtgcggcgtgatccaaggaaacccgatgcaacccttccccatgcctcccagacagcatcaacgggccgctgaatggatgccaagaagggaagatctcaagctagaatacggaggggaatcagccgaactgaacttttttctaattagcatcaggggatacatggaagacaatgcacacacattcccctccgaagcaagcagggttcgggccatcggcaacacactaaagagaggagcggccagctggtatgtgcaactacatgccagacaggacccatgcctgaggtcagtgccccgcttcctcgccgcactggaaaaccggttcagagaccggctagagcaattgagagctcgagaccagcttagaggaataaagcagagggacaaaacggtgcccgagtacgcagaagaattcctccacctcgcggaaagggtaccagagtggtctgaagtgaccaaagtggaattatttaaagagggactacgccccgagattttcagctgggcagcgcacagagatgaccccgaaacgctccagggatggattcaactagcggggcgcgttgaatccaccctggcccaagtaaagcgcttcaggagcagcggcggccagcaaagaccggtggcgagaggtcgaggagaaacgaggaagcaggaaagacccggagggaggccggggattccctccagaggagacgacaacaaacctaaaccgggatgctttgtatgtgggaagacgggccatcgagcagcagaatgctgggcacggaagggggagccgccaaaaccctcaaagcccaagccagcaaccgggaggcgtgcggaggaggaggtgcaagccccagaatctccagaaaaattg gcttgtgatgaaagaagaaccgaagaggaggacgaagaaaaggagggcaccatgtcatggaacccagttacagggctttggtaa